A genomic window from Streptomyces sp. NBC_01429 includes:
- a CDS encoding DUF1295 domain-containing protein has product MSGFEWAAFGRGIGAVALAALAVMLVTFAIAVARGLHRIVDIAWGIAFTAVALVSYAASAGEGDDARRLLVTVLTAVWGLRLAAHIAARGRGHGEDARYEAMLAKAPGNRSLYALRMVYLLQGALVVLVSLPVQAAQYVTGPLGPVAYAGSALWLVGLFFEAVGDRQLARFKADPANRGRVMDRGLWSWTRHPNYFGDFCVWWGLFLIVCDAPPAAAATVVSPLVMSFLLINGSGKRLLERHMADRPGFAEYAARTSGFFPLPPKRS; this is encoded by the coding sequence GTGAGCGGCTTCGAGTGGGCGGCGTTCGGCCGGGGCATCGGCGCCGTCGCGCTGGCCGCGCTCGCCGTCATGCTGGTGACGTTCGCGATCGCCGTCGCCCGGGGGCTGCACCGGATCGTCGACATCGCCTGGGGCATCGCCTTCACGGCGGTCGCGCTCGTCTCGTACGCCGCCTCGGCGGGTGAGGGCGACGACGCGCGGCGGCTGCTGGTGACCGTCCTGACCGCCGTGTGGGGGCTGCGGCTGGCCGCTCATATCGCGGCGCGCGGACGCGGGCACGGCGAGGACGCCCGGTACGAGGCGATGCTCGCCAAGGCACCCGGCAACCGCAGCCTGTACGCCCTGCGCATGGTCTATCTGCTCCAGGGCGCGCTGGTGGTGCTGGTCTCCCTGCCCGTCCAGGCGGCGCAGTACGTCACGGGACCGCTCGGTCCCGTGGCGTACGCCGGCTCCGCGCTGTGGCTGGTCGGGCTGTTCTTCGAGGCGGTCGGCGACCGCCAGCTCGCCCGGTTCAAGGCCGACCCCGCCAACCGGGGCCGGGTCATGGACCGGGGACTGTGGAGCTGGACGCGGCACCCCAACTACTTCGGTGACTTCTGTGTCTGGTGGGGGCTGTTCCTGATCGTCTGCGACGCCCCGCCGGCAGCGGCGGCGACCGTCGTGAGTCCGCTGGTCATGAGCTTCCTGCTGATCAACGGCAGCGGGAAGCGGCTGCTGGAACGGCACATGGCCGACCGGCCGGGTTTCGCCGAGTACGCCGCCCGTACGAGCGGCTTCTTCCCGCTGCCGCCGAAGCGGAGCTGA
- a CDS encoding DEAD/DEAH box helicase, with amino-acid sequence MTEDLSPAERYAAARIRAADQATALAPFREMYDFGLDPFQIEACRALESGKGVLVAAPTGSGKTIVGEFAVHLALAEGRKCFYTTPIKALSNQKYTDLAKRYGADKVGLLTGDNSVNADAPVVVMTTEVLRNMLYASSRSLLGLGYVVMDEVHYLSDRFRGAVWEEVIIHLPESVTLVSLSATVSNAEEFGDWLDTVRGDTEVIVSEHRPVPLWQHVMAGRRMYDLFEEETDHGGRGVAKREVNPDLVRLARMENQRTYNPRERRRGKMVREADRERERRQRGRIWTPSRAEVIDRLDSEGLLPAITFIFSRAGCEAAVQQCMYAGLRLNNEDARQRVREIVEERTASIPGEDLHVLGYYEWLEGLERGIAAHHAGMLPTFKEVVEELFVRGLVKAVFATETLALGINMPARSVVLEKLVKWNGEQHADITPGEYTQLTGRAGRRGIDVEGHAVVLWQRGMDPGALAGLAGTRTYPLRSSFRPSYNMAVNLVQQFGGHRSRELLETSFAQFQADKSVVGISRQVQRNEEGLDGYREGMTCHLGDFEEYARLRRDLKDRETELAKQGVAQRRAAAASSLEKLKAGDVIHVPTGKFAGLALVLDPGLPAGRANGHRGFEYQEGPRPLVLTAERQVKRLASMDFPVPVETLERMRIPKSFNARSPQSRRDLASALRTKAGHIVPERHRKQRAAAADDREIARLRTELRAHPCHGCDEREDHARWAERYHRLQRDTRQLERRIEGRTNTIARTFDRIVALLTELDYLRGDEVTRHGNRLARLYGELDLLASECLRDGVWEGLSPAELAACVSALVYEARQADDAVAPKVPSGAAAKALGEMVRIWGRLDALEEDLKISQTEGVGQREPDVGFAWPVHMWASGKGLDEVLREAEMPAGDFVRWCKQVIDVLGQIAAAAPRENSTVAKNARKAVDDVLRGVVAYSSVG; translated from the coding sequence ACCAGGCCACGGCCCTCGCGCCGTTCCGCGAGATGTACGACTTCGGCCTCGATCCGTTCCAGATCGAGGCATGCCGGGCCCTGGAGTCGGGCAAGGGCGTGCTCGTGGCCGCGCCCACCGGTTCCGGCAAGACGATCGTCGGCGAGTTCGCCGTGCACCTGGCCCTCGCCGAGGGCCGCAAGTGTTTCTACACCACCCCGATCAAGGCGCTCTCCAACCAGAAGTACACCGATCTGGCCAAGCGCTACGGCGCGGACAAGGTCGGCCTGCTGACCGGTGACAACAGCGTGAACGCGGACGCTCCGGTGGTCGTCATGACCACCGAGGTCCTGCGGAACATGCTCTACGCCTCCTCGCGGTCGCTCCTGGGGCTCGGCTATGTGGTGATGGACGAGGTGCACTACCTCTCCGACCGCTTCCGGGGCGCCGTCTGGGAAGAGGTGATCATCCACCTTCCCGAGTCCGTCACCCTGGTCTCGCTCTCGGCGACCGTCTCCAACGCCGAGGAGTTCGGCGACTGGCTGGACACGGTCAGGGGCGACACCGAAGTGATCGTCTCCGAGCACCGGCCCGTGCCGCTCTGGCAGCACGTGATGGCCGGGCGGCGGATGTACGACCTGTTCGAGGAGGAGACCGACCACGGCGGCCGGGGCGTCGCCAAGCGGGAGGTCAACCCGGATCTCGTCCGGCTCGCCCGGATGGAGAACCAGCGCACGTACAACCCGCGCGAGCGCCGGCGCGGCAAGATGGTCCGCGAGGCGGACCGCGAGCGCGAGCGGCGCCAGCGCGGCCGGATCTGGACGCCCTCCAGGGCCGAGGTCATCGATCGCCTCGACTCCGAGGGACTGCTCCCCGCGATCACCTTCATCTTCAGCCGGGCCGGCTGCGAGGCCGCCGTCCAGCAGTGCATGTACGCGGGGCTGCGGCTCAACAACGAGGACGCGCGCCAGCGGGTCCGCGAGATCGTGGAGGAGCGCACCGCCTCCATCCCCGGCGAGGACCTCCATGTCCTCGGCTACTACGAGTGGCTGGAGGGCCTGGAGCGGGGCATCGCCGCGCACCACGCCGGGATGCTGCCGACCTTCAAGGAGGTCGTGGAGGAGCTGTTCGTCCGGGGCCTGGTCAAGGCGGTCTTCGCCACCGAGACGCTGGCGCTGGGCATCAACATGCCGGCCAGGTCCGTCGTCCTGGAGAAGCTCGTCAAGTGGAACGGTGAGCAGCACGCCGACATCACCCCCGGCGAGTACACCCAGCTGACCGGCCGGGCGGGCCGCCGGGGCATCGACGTCGAGGGCCACGCCGTGGTGCTCTGGCAGCGCGGCATGGACCCCGGCGCGCTGGCCGGGCTCGCCGGGACCCGGACGTATCCGCTGCGCTCCAGCTTCCGGCCCTCGTACAACATGGCCGTCAATCTCGTACAGCAGTTCGGCGGTCATCGTTCGCGCGAGCTGCTGGAGACCTCCTTCGCGCAGTTCCAGGCCGACAAGTCGGTCGTCGGGATCTCCCGGCAGGTCCAGCGCAACGAGGAGGGTCTCGACGGCTACCGCGAGGGCATGACCTGCCACCTCGGGGACTTCGAGGAGTACGCGCGGCTGCGCCGCGATCTCAAGGACCGCGAGACGGAGCTGGCCAAACAGGGCGTGGCCCAGCGCAGGGCGGCGGCCGCCTCGTCGCTGGAGAAGCTCAAGGCGGGCGATGTCATCCATGTGCCGACCGGGAAGTTCGCCGGTCTCGCGCTGGTGCTCGATCCCGGGCTGCCGGCCGGGCGGGCCAACGGACACCGGGGCTTCGAGTACCAGGAGGGCCCGCGTCCGCTGGTGCTGACCGCCGAGCGCCAGGTCAAGCGGCTGGCCTCGATGGACTTCCCGGTGCCGGTGGAGACGCTGGAGCGGATGCGCATCCCCAAGTCGTTCAACGCGCGCTCGCCGCAGTCCCGGCGCGATCTGGCCTCCGCGCTGCGCACCAAGGCCGGCCACATCGTGCCCGAGCGGCACCGCAAGCAGCGGGCCGCGGCGGCGGACGACCGGGAGATCGCCCGGCTCCGCACGGAGCTGCGCGCCCACCCCTGCCACGGCTGCGACGAGCGGGAGGACCACGCCCGCTGGGCCGAGCGCTACCACCGGCTCCAGCGGGACACCCGGCAGCTGGAGCGCCGGATCGAGGGCCGGACGAACACGATCGCCCGCACCTTCGACCGGATCGTCGCCCTCCTCACCGAGCTGGACTATCTGCGCGGCGACGAGGTCACGCGGCACGGCAACCGGCTGGCCCGGCTCTACGGCGAGCTGGACCTGCTGGCGAGCGAGTGTCTGCGCGACGGCGTGTGGGAGGGGCTCTCCCCGGCCGAGCTGGCGGCCTGTGTCTCGGCGCTGGTGTACGAGGCGCGGCAGGCCGACGACGCGGTGGCGCCGAAGGTGCCCTCCGGCGCGGCGGCGAAGGCGCTGGGCGAGATGGTCCGCATCTGGGGCCGGCTCGACGCCCTGGAGGAGGACCTGAAGATCAGCCAGACCGAGGGCGTCGGACAGCGCGAGCCCGATGTCGGCTTCGCCTGGCCGGTCCACATGTGGGCCTCCGGCAAGGGACTCGACGAGGTGCTGCGCGAGGCGGAGATGCCGGCGGGTGACTTCGTGCGCTGGTGCAAGCAGGTCATCGACGTGCTCGGCCAGATCGCCGCGGCGGCCCCGCGCGAGAACAGCACGGTCGCGAAGAACGCCCGCAAGGCGGTCGACGACGTGCTGCGCGGCGTGGTGGCCTACAGCTCGGTGGGCTGA
- a CDS encoding DUF1365 domain-containing protein, translating into MSSAVRPVTTVPALYTCLVGHVRTAPTRYALRHRTYMWLIDPDRPPPLPRVLRPLARFDARDHFGGTRPTIRAGLEEFLAARGIDLAGGRVTMLAHARVFGHVFNPLTLFWCHGPDGEQLCVVAEVHNTYGERHCYLLRPDGSGRATVDKEFYVSPFFPVDGAYRMRLPEPGERLSLTVQLERAEGRPFTATVRGERRPATTRTLLRTALRHPWSTALVSLGIRLHGIRLYLRRLPVRPRPHHSPQEGVK; encoded by the coding sequence GTGAGCAGCGCCGTCCGGCCCGTGACCACCGTCCCGGCCCTCTACACCTGCCTGGTCGGCCATGTCAGGACCGCGCCGACCCGCTACGCCCTGCGCCACCGCACCTACATGTGGCTGATCGACCCCGACCGGCCGCCGCCGCTGCCCCGCGTGCTGCGCCCGCTCGCCCGGTTCGACGCCCGGGACCACTTCGGCGGCACCCGGCCGACCATCCGCGCCGGCCTGGAGGAATTCCTCGCCGCCCGGGGGATCGACCTGGCCGGCGGGCGGGTGACGATGCTCGCCCATGCCCGGGTCTTCGGCCATGTCTTCAATCCGCTCACCCTCTTCTGGTGCCACGGGCCCGACGGCGAACAGCTGTGCGTCGTCGCCGAGGTCCACAACACCTACGGCGAGCGGCACTGCTATCTGCTGCGGCCCGACGGGAGCGGACGGGCCACGGTGGACAAGGAGTTCTACGTCTCCCCGTTCTTCCCCGTCGACGGCGCCTACCGGATGCGGCTGCCGGAACCGGGGGAGCGGCTGAGTCTCACGGTCCAGCTGGAGCGTGCCGAGGGGCGCCCCTTCACCGCGACCGTACGGGGCGAACGCCGCCCCGCCACCACCCGGACCCTGCTCCGCACCGCTCTGCGGCACCCGTGGTCCACCGCCCTCGTCTCCCTCGGCATCCGTCTGCACGGCATCCGGCTCTACCTGCGCCGGCTGCCCGTACGTCCCCGTCCCCACCACAGCCCCCAGGAGGGTGTGAAGTGA
- a CDS encoding cyclopropane-fatty-acyl-phospholipid synthase family protein, with amino-acid sequence MTATRTAPRTPRTGAAHRLYPLVEQFLGGRLPLRLRAWDGSAAGPEDAPVVVLRSRRALRRLVWQPDELGLAQAYITGEIDFEGDLADGLRTIWSAVRERGLRPPKLTVADRARAARTALSLGAVGPRPPAPAAQARLTGSPHSKARDRAAISHHYDLSNDFYALLLDETMAYSCGYWTSEAPDHAPADAQRDKLELICRKLDLRPGARLLDIGCGWGSLTLYAAQEFKVKVTAVTLAREQAEYVRARVEERGLEELVEVRHHDYRDITGGDYDAVSTIEMGEHVGDAEYPAFTATLHRMLRPGGRVLVQQMSRGTTAPGGGAFIESYIAPDMHMRPLGDTVALLESAGLEVRAVEAMREHYTRTIRAWHRTLEDRWDEFVALVGEQTARVWRLYMVGSALAFEERRMGVDQILAVRPRETGASGMPGTLRDWYTQGSAR; translated from the coding sequence ATGACCGCCACCCGGACGGCGCCCAGGACGCCGCGGACCGGAGCCGCCCACCGCCTCTACCCCCTGGTGGAGCAGTTCCTCGGCGGCCGGCTGCCGCTGCGGCTGCGCGCCTGGGACGGCTCCGCGGCCGGCCCCGAGGACGCCCCCGTCGTGGTGCTGCGCTCGCGGCGCGCCCTGCGCCGACTGGTCTGGCAGCCCGACGAACTCGGCCTCGCCCAGGCGTACATCACCGGGGAGATCGACTTCGAGGGCGATCTCGCCGACGGTCTGCGCACCATCTGGTCCGCCGTGCGCGAACGCGGTCTGCGCCCCCCGAAACTCACCGTCGCCGACCGCGCCAGGGCCGCGCGCACCGCGCTGAGCCTGGGCGCCGTCGGCCCGCGCCCACCGGCGCCCGCCGCGCAGGCCCGCCTCACCGGATCGCCGCACAGCAAGGCGCGCGACCGGGCGGCGATCAGCCACCACTACGACCTCTCCAACGACTTCTACGCCCTGCTGCTCGACGAGACCATGGCGTACTCCTGCGGCTACTGGACCAGCGAAGCGCCGGACCACGCCCCGGCCGACGCCCAGCGCGACAAGCTGGAGCTGATCTGCCGCAAGCTCGATCTGCGCCCCGGCGCGCGGCTGCTGGACATCGGCTGCGGGTGGGGTTCGCTCACGCTGTACGCGGCCCAGGAGTTCAAGGTCAAGGTCACCGCGGTGACCCTCGCGCGGGAACAGGCCGAGTACGTCAGGGCGCGGGTCGAGGAGCGCGGTCTGGAGGAGCTGGTCGAGGTCCGGCACCACGACTACCGCGACATCACCGGCGGCGACTACGACGCGGTGTCGACCATCGAGATGGGCGAGCACGTCGGGGACGCCGAGTACCCGGCCTTCACCGCGACCCTCCACCGGATGCTGCGTCCCGGCGGCAGGGTGCTGGTCCAGCAGATGTCCCGGGGCACCACGGCGCCCGGCGGCGGCGCGTTCATCGAGTCGTACATCGCCCCCGACATGCACATGCGTCCGCTCGGCGACACCGTCGCGCTGCTGGAGTCCGCCGGTCTGGAGGTACGGGCGGTGGAGGCGATGCGCGAGCACTACACGCGGACGATCCGCGCCTGGCACCGGACGCTGGAGGACCGCTGGGACGAGTTCGTGGCGCTCGTCGGTGAGCAGACCGCGCGTGTCTGGCGGCTCTACATGGTCGGCTCCGCGCTCGCCTTCGAGGAGCGCCGGATGGGCGTGGACCAGATCCTCGCCGTACGGCCGCGGGAGACGGGGGCGAGCGGGATGCCCGGCACGCTCCGCGACTGGTACACCCAGGGCAGCGCCCGGTGA
- a CDS encoding molybdopterin-dependent oxidoreductase: MRAGCGALSGLITGFTALGVAELVSAAVRPESSPVTAVGGAVIDLTPPAVKDFAVRNFGTNDKLVLQLGILALLALFAMAVGVAALRHRLPGSAAVLVFGAIGAVAAVSRPDGGLLDAVPSVVGALAASAVLYALTGRLSLRPSPAAVAGGDGTFDRRGFVIAATAAVAASAGAGVLGRRLNASGAADAVASRAGVVLPRPASPARAVPAGADLGIRGLSSFTTSNKDFYRVDTALVVPRIDATSWRLRIHGKGVTKPLTLSYDDLLRRELIERDITLTCVSNEVGGPYVGNARWIGVRLADLLREAGVRPPSKGGPADQIVARSVDGMTIGSPVETVMDGRDALLALGMNGEPLPFDHGFPVRMLVPGLYGYVSACKWLQDLEITTFAEYDAYWVKRSWSKEAPIKTESRIDTPRPFASPKPGRVPVAGVAWAQHRGIARVEVRVDGGDWHPAKLAAEDTKDTWRQWVWEWPATSGNHTLEVRATDRDGYTQTSERVGTVPDGATGWHSVVVAVT, from the coding sequence CTGCGTGCCGGCTGCGGCGCGCTGAGCGGGCTGATCACGGGGTTCACGGCGCTGGGCGTCGCGGAGCTGGTCTCGGCGGCCGTACGGCCTGAATCGAGTCCGGTCACCGCGGTCGGCGGTGCGGTCATCGACCTCACCCCGCCCGCCGTGAAGGACTTCGCCGTACGGAACTTCGGGACCAACGACAAGCTGGTGCTCCAGCTCGGCATCCTGGCCCTCCTGGCGCTCTTCGCCATGGCGGTCGGAGTGGCCGCGCTGCGCCACCGTCTGCCGGGTTCCGCCGCGGTCCTGGTCTTCGGCGCGATCGGAGCGGTGGCGGCGGTGAGCCGGCCCGACGGCGGTCTCCTCGACGCGGTGCCTTCGGTCGTGGGTGCTCTGGCGGCCTCGGCGGTGCTGTACGCGCTGACCGGCAGGCTCTCACTCCGTCCTTCGCCCGCCGCTGTGGCGGGCGGGGACGGAACCTTCGACCGGCGCGGCTTTGTGATCGCCGCGACGGCCGCGGTGGCGGCGTCGGCGGGAGCGGGTGTCCTCGGACGCCGGCTCAACGCATCGGGGGCGGCCGACGCCGTCGCGTCGCGCGCCGGTGTCGTCCTGCCGAGGCCCGCCTCACCGGCCCGTGCGGTGCCGGCGGGCGCGGATCTCGGAATCCGGGGCCTGTCCTCCTTCACGACGTCCAACAAGGACTTCTACCGGGTGGACACCGCGCTGGTGGTGCCCCGGATCGATGCCACCTCGTGGCGGCTGCGGATCCACGGCAAGGGCGTCACCAAACCACTGACGCTCAGCTACGACGATCTGCTCCGGCGGGAGTTGATCGAGCGCGACATCACCTTGACCTGTGTGTCCAACGAGGTCGGCGGTCCCTATGTGGGCAATGCCCGCTGGATCGGCGTCCGGTTGGCCGACCTGCTGCGCGAGGCCGGGGTGCGACCGCCGTCCAAGGGCGGCCCGGCCGACCAGATAGTGGCCCGTTCGGTCGACGGCATGACCATCGGCTCACCGGTGGAGACGGTGATGGACGGGCGTGACGCCCTGCTGGCGCTGGGGATGAACGGGGAACCGCTCCCCTTCGACCACGGCTTCCCGGTACGGATGCTGGTGCCCGGCCTGTACGGCTACGTCTCGGCCTGCAAGTGGCTTCAGGACCTGGAGATCACCACGTTCGCGGAGTACGACGCGTACTGGGTGAAGCGCAGTTGGTCCAAGGAGGCTCCCATCAAGACCGAGTCGCGGATCGACACGCCCCGGCCGTTCGCCTCGCCCAAGCCGGGCAGGGTGCCGGTCGCCGGGGTCGCCTGGGCCCAGCACCGGGGTATCGCCCGGGTGGAGGTCCGGGTCGACGGCGGCGACTGGCATCCGGCGAAGCTCGCGGCCGAGGACACCAAGGACACCTGGCGCCAGTGGGTGTGGGAGTGGCCGGCGACCAGCGGCAACCACACCCTGGAGGTCAGGGCCACCGACCGGGACGGCTACACCCAGACCTCCGAGCGCGTCGGGACCGTACCCGACGGCGCGACCGGCTGGCACTCGGTGGTGGTCGCCGTGACCTGA
- a CDS encoding class I SAM-dependent methyltransferase: MSVSVSPASPGSPRAPESPAPAAATARSTAVDERRWPDVAGRPAASWLRTAVSERLVRHALARLPLRVRLDGDETLGLGGPLMEVHDPKAFYRRIGVGGLIGFGESYMAGEWEARDLVGVLTVLAERLATLVPEPLQKLRGLWAPKQPAAQRNTPEGSRDNISRHYDLSNELFALFLDETLSYSSALFRGFPADRSLLPAAQHRKIDRLLDEAGVGPGTELLEIGTGWGELALRAAARGARVRTVTLSQEQRELARERIAAAGFADRVSVELCDYRKVEGSFDAIVSVEMIEAVGAEFWQEYFSTLDRLLAPGGRIALQAITMPHDRMLASQDTFTWIQKYIFPGGFLPSVEVIEQITAEHTALRVADRDGFGPHYAETLRLWRETFTERAEQVDALGFDAVFRRLWTFYLAYSEAGFRSGYLDVQQMLLTKEIS, from the coding sequence GTGAGCGTGTCCGTGTCCCCCGCCTCCCCCGGATCTCCCCGGGCTCCCGAGTCGCCGGCCCCGGCGGCGGCCACCGCGCGGTCCACCGCCGTGGACGAGCGGCGCTGGCCCGACGTGGCCGGTCGGCCTGCCGCGTCGTGGCTCCGCACGGCCGTGTCCGAGCGCCTCGTCCGGCACGCGCTGGCCCGGTTGCCGCTGCGCGTACGCCTCGACGGCGACGAGACCCTCGGTCTCGGCGGCCCGCTGATGGAGGTCCACGACCCGAAGGCGTTCTACCGCCGGATCGGCGTCGGCGGCCTCATCGGCTTCGGCGAGTCGTACATGGCCGGCGAGTGGGAGGCCCGCGACCTGGTCGGCGTGCTGACCGTGCTCGCCGAGCGCCTCGCGACCCTGGTCCCCGAGCCGTTGCAGAAGCTGCGCGGGCTCTGGGCGCCCAAGCAGCCCGCCGCGCAGCGCAACACCCCCGAGGGGTCGCGCGACAACATCAGCCGCCACTACGACCTGTCGAACGAGCTGTTCGCGCTCTTCCTGGACGAGACCCTCTCGTACTCCTCGGCCCTCTTCCGCGGCTTCCCCGCGGACCGGTCCCTGCTCCCCGCCGCCCAGCACCGCAAGATCGACCGGCTGCTGGACGAGGCCGGGGTCGGCCCCGGCACCGAGCTGCTGGAGATCGGCACCGGCTGGGGCGAACTGGCCCTGCGCGCCGCGGCGCGCGGCGCCCGGGTCCGTACCGTCACGCTCTCCCAGGAGCAGCGCGAGCTGGCGCGCGAGCGGATCGCCGCCGCGGGCTTCGCCGACCGGGTCTCCGTCGAGCTGTGCGACTACCGGAAGGTGGAGGGCTCCTTCGACGCCATCGTCAGCGTCGAGATGATCGAGGCCGTCGGAGCCGAGTTCTGGCAGGAGTACTTCAGCACGCTGGACCGGCTGCTGGCGCCCGGCGGCCGGATCGCCCTCCAGGCGATCACCATGCCGCACGACCGGATGCTCGCCTCCCAGGACACCTTCACCTGGATCCAGAAGTACATCTTCCCCGGCGGGTTCCTGCCCTCCGTCGAGGTCATAGAGCAGATCACCGCCGAGCACACCGCGCTGCGCGTCGCCGACCGGGACGGCTTCGGACCGCACTACGCCGAGACGCTGCGGCTGTGGCGCGAGACCTTCACCGAACGGGCCGAACAGGTCGACGCGCTCGGCTTCGACGCCGTCTTCCGCCGGCTGTGGACCTTCTACCTCGCCTACTCCGAAGCGGGCTTCCGCTCCGGCTATCTCGACGTGCAGCAGATGCTGCTGACCAAGGAGATCTCCTGA
- a CDS encoding NAD(P)/FAD-dependent oxidoreductase, with protein sequence MSGERPRTAVVGSGVAGLTAAYVLRRSHEVTLYEADDRLGGHAHTHDVPSADGRVHRVDSGFIVHNRRTYPYLLRLFEELGVATQESEMSMSVRCDGCGLEYAGARGPAGLFAQWRNALSPRYLRLLTEVPAFHRRARKLLATAPAEDGGGAEKTLGEFIAEGGFSPYFTSHFMTPVVSAVWSCDARTAMRYPARYLFRFMAHHGMLAVSGSPVWRTVGGGSRAYVEQVGKRLDTVHTNTPVRAVRRLADGVEIVTDDGAGRRYDSVVVAVHPDQALRMLADATEDERRVLGAFPYSRNPTLLHTDTSVLPRARNARASWNYLMPSCDAGADAVRVSYDMNRLQRLDAPETHVVTLNGADLVDEERVLARMVYEHPVYTPESVAAQRELPALSGPVTAFAGAYHGWGFHEDGCRSGVDAAAALGVTW encoded by the coding sequence ATGAGCGGCGAACGTCCGCGTACGGCCGTGGTGGGCAGCGGAGTGGCGGGACTGACCGCCGCGTATGTGCTCCGGCGGTCGCACGAGGTGACGCTGTACGAGGCCGACGACCGGCTCGGCGGACACGCCCACACCCACGACGTGCCGTCGGCCGACGGACGGGTGCACCGCGTCGACTCCGGGTTCATCGTGCACAACAGGCGCACCTACCCGTATCTGCTCAGGCTCTTCGAGGAGCTGGGTGTCGCCACCCAGGAATCCGAGATGAGCATGTCCGTACGGTGTGACGGCTGCGGACTCGAATACGCCGGCGCGCGCGGCCCCGCCGGCCTCTTCGCCCAGTGGCGCAACGCGCTCAGCCCGCGCTATCTGCGGCTGCTCACCGAGGTGCCGGCCTTCCACCGGCGCGCGCGCAAACTCCTCGCGACGGCTCCGGCCGAGGACGGCGGCGGCGCGGAGAAGACCCTGGGCGAGTTCATCGCCGAGGGCGGCTTCTCCCCCTACTTCACCTCGCACTTCATGACCCCGGTCGTCTCGGCGGTCTGGTCCTGCGACGCGCGGACCGCGATGCGCTACCCGGCCCGCTATCTGTTCCGCTTCATGGCGCACCACGGCATGCTGGCCGTCAGCGGCTCCCCGGTGTGGCGGACGGTCGGCGGCGGCTCGCGCGCGTACGTGGAGCAGGTCGGCAAACGCCTGGACACCGTGCACACCAACACACCGGTGCGGGCCGTACGCCGCCTCGCGGACGGCGTCGAGATCGTCACCGACGACGGCGCCGGCCGCCGCTACGACTCGGTGGTCGTCGCCGTCCACCCCGACCAGGCGCTGCGGATGCTCGCCGACGCCACCGAGGACGAGCGCCGCGTCCTCGGCGCGTTCCCCTACTCCCGCAACCCCACCCTGTTGCACACCGACACGAGCGTGCTGCCCCGCGCCAGGAACGCCCGCGCGTCCTGGAACTACCTGATGCCGTCCTGCGACGCGGGCGCCGACGCCGTACGGGTCAGCTACGACATGAACCGGCTCCAGCGGCTCGACGCGCCCGAGACCCATGTCGTCACCCTCAACGGCGCCGACCTGGTCGACGAGGAACGCGTCCTCGCCCGCATGGTCTACGAACACCCCGTCTACACCCCCGAGTCCGTCGCCGCCCAGCGCGAACTGCCCGCACTCAGCGGCCCCGTCACGGCCTTCGCCGGGGCGTACCACGGCTGGGGCTTCCACGAGGACGGCTGCCGCTCCGGTGTCGACGCGGCGGCGGCCCTGGGAGTGACGTGGTGA
- a CDS encoding fasciclin domain-containing protein, with amino-acid sequence MIATRFQRAAIAIVGAAVLPLALTACSSDDSKDSKDSATAAAPKESATTADDSAAMGDQPFGTACASVPKTGAGSFDGMSKDPVATAASNNPDLSTLVTAVKKAGLVDTLNNAKDITVFAPTNEAFAKIPKADLDKVLADKDTLTKILTYHVVGEKLAPKALDSGTFPTLEKSTLTTKGSGESYTVNDSAKVVCGNVPTANATVYIIDTVLMPKM; translated from the coding sequence ATGATCGCCACCCGTTTCCAGCGTGCCGCCATCGCCATCGTGGGCGCCGCTGTGCTGCCGCTGGCCCTCACCGCCTGCTCCAGCGACGACAGCAAGGACAGCAAGGACTCGGCGACCGCCGCGGCTCCCAAGGAGTCTGCGACGACCGCGGACGACTCGGCCGCCATGGGTGACCAGCCCTTCGGTACGGCCTGTGCCTCGGTGCCGAAGACCGGCGCCGGCAGCTTCGACGGCATGTCGAAGGACCCGGTCGCGACCGCCGCCTCCAACAACCCCGACCTGTCCACGCTGGTCACCGCGGTGAAGAAGGCCGGTCTGGTCGACACCCTGAACAACGCGAAGGACATCACGGTCTTCGCGCCGACCAACGAGGCGTTCGCCAAGATCCCGAAGGCCGACCTGGACAAGGTCCTCGCCGACAAGGACACCCTGACGAAGATCCTCACGTACCACGTCGTGGGCGAGAAGCTGGCCCCGAAGGCGCTGGACAGCGGCACCTTCCCGACCCTGGAGAAGAGCACGCTCACCACCAAGGGCTCGGGCGAGTCGTACACCGTGAACGACTCCGCGAAGGTCGTCTGCGGCAACGTGCCCACCGCCAACGCGACCGTCTACATCATCGACACCGTCCTGATGCCGAAGATGTGA